From the Roseibium sp. HPY-6 genome, one window contains:
- a CDS encoding cold-shock protein produces MGVKTAREPRALDTVADDVAVDVFEIAGTIKWFDVGKGYGFIVPDSGDGDILLHVTCLRRDGYQTAYEGARVVCEVLDRPRGLQAFRILSMDETTATHPSQLPPSRTHVQVVPEGGFEKATVKWFNRVKGFGFLTQGEGTEDIFIHMETLRRFGITELRPGQDVLVRFGQGPKGRMAAEIRPIGAGTHIPASH; encoded by the coding sequence ATGGGGGTTAAAACCGCACGGGAACCCCGCGCGCTCGATACGGTGGCAGACGATGTTGCCGTCGATGTATTCGAGATCGCCGGAACAATAAAATGGTTCGATGTGGGCAAGGGCTATGGCTTTATCGTACCGGACAGCGGTGACGGTGACATTCTTCTGCATGTGACCTGTCTCAGGCGGGACGGCTACCAGACGGCGTATGAGGGTGCGCGGGTCGTCTGCGAAGTGCTCGACAGGCCACGCGGGCTGCAGGCCTTTCGTATCCTGTCGATGGACGAGACAACGGCAACACATCCTTCGCAGCTGCCGCCCTCCAGAACGCATGTGCAGGTCGTTCCCGAAGGCGGGTTCGAAAAGGCGACCGTCAAATGGTTCAATCGGGTTAAGGGCTTCGGCTTCCTGACCCAGGGCGAGGGGACCGAAGACATCTTCATCCACATGGAAACGTTGCGCCGCTTCGGCATTACCGAACTGCGGCCGGGTCAGGACGTGCTTGTGCGTTTCGGTCAGGGGCCAAAGGGGCGCATGGCCGCTGAAATCCGGCCGATTGGGGCAGGGACCCACATTCCTGCATCACACTGA
- a CDS encoding NnrU family protein: MIDVAWGNFIAAFAAFFASHMILIRPPVKPVIVRVLTHRGFSAAYSLLSILILWWLIDAAGSAPYVELWSWAPWQNWIPRISMLPACLILTLGVATPNPFSFGGMHNSSFDPKHPGIVRYVRHPILLSAALWSVAHIPPNGNLAHVVLFGTFALFSLLGMKLVDRRRRHEMNEEWLRLQRLVKAAPHGIVMRSNAFQIRVLWGFLLYGVLVGLHPVLTDIDPFA; encoded by the coding sequence ATGATTGACGTTGCTTGGGGCAATTTTATTGCCGCGTTCGCTGCTTTCTTTGCATCTCATATGATCCTGATCAGACCGCCTGTGAAGCCGGTTATCGTGCGCGTCTTGACCCACCGGGGCTTTTCAGCGGCGTATTCGCTGTTGTCGATCCTGATCCTTTGGTGGCTTATCGACGCAGCCGGATCCGCGCCGTATGTCGAACTTTGGTCATGGGCGCCATGGCAGAACTGGATACCGCGGATCTCAATGTTGCCAGCGTGCCTGATCCTCACGCTCGGCGTCGCAACTCCGAACCCGTTTTCGTTTGGCGGCATGCATAACAGTTCGTTTGATCCGAAACATCCGGGGATCGTGAGATATGTCCGCCATCCGATTCTGCTTTCAGCAGCACTTTGGTCCGTCGCCCACATACCGCCGAACGGAAACCTGGCACATGTGGTGCTCTTCGGCACATTTGCGCTCTTTTCTCTCCTTGGCATGAAGCTGGTTGATAGGAGGAGGCGGCATGAAATGAATGAAGAGTGGCTCCGATTGCAACGTCTAGTGAAAGCAGCTCCTCACGGCATCGTCATGCGGTCGAATGCTTTTCAAATCAGAGTTCTTTGGGGATTCTTGCTCTACGGAGTTTTGGTGGGCCTGCATCCGGTTTTAACGGATATCGACCCGTTTGCCTAA
- a CDS encoding DUF192 domain-containing protein produces the protein MLSKVSRAAAPLIVLVFVVAGFAFPAFAQDAQPQLPQEELNVQSGETAHRFQVEIAATDRQRSRGLMFREEMAADHGMLFIFESEGDRYFWMKNTPLPLDIIYIAANGAIVSIAADTTPFSEKTIPSGAPAQYVLELNAGTAAKLGIDVGDKVSSPSMAAD, from the coding sequence ATGCTGTCTAAAGTCTCCCGCGCTGCTGCGCCTCTCATCGTTCTGGTTTTCGTCGTCGCAGGTTTCGCCTTTCCTGCATTCGCGCAGGACGCACAGCCCCAGTTGCCGCAAGAAGAACTGAATGTGCAGTCCGGCGAGACGGCTCATCGTTTCCAGGTCGAAATCGCCGCCACCGACCGCCAGCGTTCGCGCGGCCTGATGTTTCGCGAAGAAATGGCCGCGGATCATGGCATGCTTTTCATCTTTGAGAGCGAAGGCGATCGATACTTCTGGATGAAAAACACGCCTTTGCCGCTCGACATCATCTATATCGCCGCAAACGGCGCTATCGTCAGCATTGCGGCGGACACCACACCGTTTTCCGAAAAAACCATACCCTCTGGTGCACCTGCGCAATATGTCCTGGAACTGAATGCTGGAACGGCGGCAAAACTCGGGATTGATGTCGGCGACAAGGTTTCCAGTCCCTCGATGGCTGCGGATTGA
- a CDS encoding NnrS family protein — protein sequence MATILHSKSSSKLRLCAVVLTKGFRFYFLSAGLFSVFAMFAWTVWLGVHAAGGAFVSVPMSMAPHLWHAHEMVYGYAVAVMAGFFITAVPNWTGTEEAGAKFVAASGLIWLLGRLGVWFSSAFDPVVVAIVDLAFIPVLSTAILGRLARKSQVRNMIFLFLLSALFLGNLMMHLDWIGWSSGTAEAGIRVGVFASAAMIAIVGGRVVPAFTRNALNRDGYEGALPRSNAWLDRLGVLSALLATLAAFPFVPVFFLGCIAFAAGAANLLRLAGWNGWAVRNSPILWILHLAFLLLTAGYLVYGSTLILAYMSETAALHLLATGAIGSMTLAMMTRASLGHSGQPLIVKRPIVLAYLMVIAAALIRSFGNLAFDYFAVMLISGMVWTGAFMLFVWIYFPILTRPRPLRHQEQLQQ from the coding sequence ATGGCCACGATACTTCACTCTAAAAGCAGCAGCAAATTGCGCCTCTGCGCAGTTGTGCTGACCAAGGGGTTTCGGTTCTATTTCCTTTCCGCCGGCCTGTTTTCTGTTTTTGCCATGTTCGCCTGGACAGTCTGGCTGGGCGTACACGCAGCCGGGGGCGCATTCGTATCGGTTCCCATGTCCATGGCGCCGCATCTGTGGCATGCACATGAAATGGTCTACGGCTATGCGGTCGCGGTGATGGCGGGATTTTTCATTACCGCAGTGCCGAATTGGACCGGTACGGAAGAGGCCGGTGCCAAATTCGTGGCGGCAAGTGGCCTCATATGGCTGCTGGGAAGGCTAGGTGTCTGGTTTTCGAGCGCCTTTGATCCGGTAGTGGTCGCAATCGTCGATCTGGCCTTCATTCCCGTTCTGTCGACGGCAATTCTTGGGCGCCTGGCCCGGAAGTCACAGGTCAGAAACATGATCTTTCTGTTTCTGCTCAGCGCTCTGTTCCTTGGTAACCTGATGATGCACCTGGACTGGATCGGCTGGAGCAGCGGAACAGCAGAGGCGGGCATCCGCGTTGGCGTGTTCGCAAGCGCGGCGATGATCGCAATTGTCGGCGGACGGGTCGTGCCGGCATTTACGCGGAATGCTCTCAACAGGGACGGGTACGAAGGAGCCCTGCCGCGATCAAACGCCTGGCTGGACAGACTGGGTGTTCTTTCTGCCCTCCTGGCAACACTCGCGGCGTTTCCGTTTGTGCCGGTGTTTTTTCTTGGCTGCATCGCATTTGCTGCTGGAGCAGCCAACCTCTTGCGACTGGCCGGGTGGAATGGTTGGGCCGTCCGCAACAGTCCGATCCTCTGGATCCTGCATCTGGCCTTTCTTTTGCTGACAGCAGGATATCTTGTCTACGGAAGCACACTGATCCTCGCCTATATGAGCGAAACGGCGGCGCTGCATCTGCTTGCGACGGGCGCCATCGGAAGCATGACACTGGCCATGATGACCCGGGCGTCGCTAGGCCATAGCGGACAGCCATTGATCGTGAAGCGGCCGATCGTGCTTGCCTATCTAATGGTGATCGCAGCGGCCCTGATCCGAAGCTTTGGAAACCTTGCCTTCGACTATTTTGCCGTGATGCTGATATCCGGAATGGTATGGACAGGAGCCTTTATGCTCTTTGTCTGGATCTACTTTCCAATCCTGACCCGCCCGAGGCCATTACGGCACCAGGAACAGCTGCAGCAGTGA
- a CDS encoding VOC family protein, with protein MRYLHTMVRVTNIEESLDFYCNKMGMTEIRRIESEKGRFTLIFLAGAEDIDAAKASKAPLLELTYNWDPEEYSGGRNFGHLAFEVDDIYAFCDNLQKVGVTINRPPRDGHMAFVRSPDNISFELLQKGEALEIKEPWASMPNTGEW; from the coding sequence ATGCGTTATCTGCACACGATGGTTCGCGTCACAAACATTGAAGAGTCTCTCGACTTTTATTGCAACAAAATGGGCATGACGGAAATTCGCCGCATCGAAAGCGAGAAAGGCCGCTTCACCTTGATCTTTCTCGCCGGGGCGGAAGACATCGACGCAGCAAAAGCCAGCAAGGCACCTTTGCTGGAGCTGACCTACAACTGGGATCCGGAAGAATATTCCGGTGGCCGCAACTTCGGCCATCTCGCCTTCGAGGTCGATGACATTTATGCATTCTGCGATAATCTTCAGAAGGTCGGCGTCACGATCAACCGCCCTCCGCGCGACGGGCACATGGCGTTCGTTCGTTCGCCGGACAACATTTCTTTTGAGCTGCTTCAAAAGGGCGAAGCCCTTGAAATCAAAGAGCCCTGGGCGTCGATGCCGAATACCGGCGAGTGGTGA
- a CDS encoding Sir2 family NAD-dependent protein deacetylase gives MTSITSLSDAQNFVAQIQGDDSLRIVALTGAGISTESGIPDFRSPGGIWSRRQPVQYQDFVSSEKSRLKDWDHRFEMADVFSKAKPNAAHMALTRLAEKRQLECLITQNVDGLHQAAGFPEDRLIEIHGNSTYATCLDCGQRAELDEQRAAVASGSSPRCESCGGMLKAAVINFGQQMPEMEMKRAFEAAQNCDLFLVLGSSLVVHPAAQLPVAAVRYRAELVILNSQETPLDSLASTVIRTPLAQTFANFSEEIDQNT, from the coding sequence ATGACATCTATCACCAGCCTGAGCGATGCTCAAAACTTTGTTGCACAAATTCAGGGAGATGACAGCCTCAGGATTGTGGCGTTGACCGGTGCAGGCATTTCCACGGAATCAGGCATTCCCGATTTCCGGTCCCCGGGCGGGATATGGTCCAGACGCCAGCCGGTTCAATACCAGGATTTTGTCTCTTCCGAAAAAAGCCGTCTCAAGGATTGGGACCATCGGTTTGAAATGGCGGATGTTTTTTCAAAGGCAAAGCCTAACGCGGCGCATATGGCGCTGACCCGGCTTGCCGAAAAGAGACAACTGGAGTGTCTGATCACCCAGAATGTCGACGGACTGCACCAGGCAGCCGGATTTCCTGAAGACAGGCTGATTGAGATCCACGGCAATTCCACATATGCGACATGTCTTGATTGCGGACAGCGCGCCGAACTTGACGAACAGCGCGCGGCGGTTGCTTCGGGCAGCAGCCCCCGGTGCGAGTCTTGCGGTGGCATGCTGAAGGCCGCTGTCATCAATTTTGGTCAGCAAATGCCGGAGATGGAAATGAAGCGTGCATTTGAAGCGGCACAGAACTGTGATCTTTTTCTGGTTCTCGGATCTTCGCTTGTGGTCCATCCCGCTGCACAATTGCCTGTGGCGGCTGTCCGGTATCGTGCCGAACTGGTGATTCTCAATTCACAAGAAACGCCACTGGATTCACTCGCTTCTACTGTCATTCGGACACCATTGGCGCAAACTTTTGCAAATTTTTCCGAAGAAATTGATCAAAACACGTAA